The Periplaneta americana isolate PAMFEO1 chromosome 16, P.americana_PAMFEO1_priV1, whole genome shotgun sequence genome segment gaaagtcaaacACACTCCAGTAGATTGACatagtactgtcgccgctggctgcactaactcatctaacagtccttgttcatgtccacacagctggcagctctcgaacgcaccatcatcacgtgacagcagtgttgccataactttttatccaacctttgtATATCAGAAGAAGTCTTGTTAGAGCGTCTGCATTTTGAGCTAATATTACTCTTTATTTACTTCAGATATTCTTGCATATTCTGTTTAAGTTTTCTGCAGGCCATGTATACATGACATGCACATATTTTCAAGGCTCAAACTTGATCTAATGTCTTACAGTACAAGcgaatagcctgaatttaaggaAGGATGTATGAAGGACGTAAATCAATGCAGTTCGGGGACACCAATTGGATTTTGTGTAAAACTCATTACAACCTTATCGAAAAGTTGAATTGGATTCATTTAAGAAGCGTAGTATCAAGTTacacaactccattttttgcgatttcgagatatcgattgtttcttatagaattttgtgtgctgaatgcgattctggaactgtttaggttaaaaaacggacagaacagagcgacaATAGCACTTAGTTGTGCACTTTAAAATCAAAATGTAGATAACTCCAAtctggcttggtttcaaattaggacaatttctTTTTCAGTAGCGAATGAGAAGACCACATTCGTATCAACTTTTCCCATCATGCATCGCGAATCCAAGATGGCTGATTGTTTATGTAATGGGTTTCTAGATAAATAAGTacttttttatgtaaatttgctttgaaaccgagttagaagatacttagattcaaaagtagacgaGCGTAGAGCGACTTCTTTTTCTATTGCGGATATGCACCTTCAGCCgtcttacatgtcgtaccaacataacttacgagacattacgaacgcttcacgctagtttgcaatgttccagcgggatagaaattcggccattttcatacctcagggaagtgtgtagaggtaagaaaatggagtgttatgacaggttaggttagtttagacttttattaagtCTTACATACTTATCTGTGACGGTAGTTTAGGTTTTTTATTCCATGTATAGGCAAatgtgtgacaggttaggttagtttaggattttagtgacaagtTAGCtaggttaggcttttattatgctttgcatatgccaaactgtgacaggttaggttagaatagtttaggtttttgttatgccttgtataggcgaatctgtgacaggttaagttagtttaggattttagtgacaggttaggttagattagtttaggcttttattatcatcaagatgaaggtgaaagcgattgagtgtggcactcttgaacaggtagtgatttttttgttttctatcttggcagttcaagtgcgttggtctcttccaaaatcggcggaagtcactCAGCGCTCGTTTCTCCAATTtctctttaaatatggcttcgtttgatatcaaaaacagacaactcaaCTTTAAATATGACTTAATGTGGTTTcagaaacagacaactccatgacttaatttcagagatggacaactccactttttaaacttaaattttgaCCTGAGTATTAATTTTAATctcattttgagactgaaaaattatttctatggcccatgagaatgtttaaaaaaaaatgtacgtataacagtgacattggtttccaaggatctagttattcgttttgtaaaaaaaaagcaaaagtggagttgtccaactttgataccaagctcctcatttGGTTTGAATAGTGAGGTGTCTGACATAGGAAACCAATGACTGATATGGTCAGTTAATGCTCTCTCCATTATTTACTCACATTTCCAGGATGATTTGTTGGATGAGGACAGAGTTCAGCAGGAAGAGAAAGTGGAGGTATCTCTAGAGGAGGATGAAGTGTTGACTGAGAGGTGAGTGTATTGTACTGGTTTTTGAAATTCCATTCTTTCGGAACTTAATTTAATATCGACGTaggaaatacattttataatgtaTGATACTATTTTTTATCTACTATATTTGTGTGGTTATATTCTTATTTACCCCTCAGCATATGTCGGTATAGAAATGACATAAGATTCACTAATAATATAATTACCATAACAAGTAACACACTACAACTCAGCAGGAATATTCCCATATCCCCATAGCCAATACTTCATTTGCAGTTATGTTTGAATCGTTATCTTTAATTAACCAAGTAACACACTACAACTCAGCAGGAATATGCCCATATCCCTATAGCCAATACTTCATTTGCAATTATGTTTGAATCGTTATCTTTAATTAACCTTGTCTGTGGTTTAAAACCTCTTCTATAGTTCTTCAGTTCTTTATAGAATTCGTTTACCTATCCGttgtattcaatatttatattttgtaacttatcCAATATAAGCTGTTTTTTTTCTCAACATATCATTAACTGTTCTTCTTCCCTCTTTACACTCCATTTCACTAACTCTTGTTATGTCTTCCAGTCATTCTTTTATACGCTATATTCTTTTCTTGTAATATTGTAACGTATTCTTCATGAAACCATTAATTCCCTTTGGATTTCCCTTCTTTTCCAATTATTACCTCTGCTGCATTAGCTATAGTATTCTTTTATTACTTCCAACTTTTCTTGACTACTATCACTTCCTCTCCTATTCTGAATTCCTTGTTTAACCATCATCACGCACTGATTTCTTATTTCTGGTTCCTCCAGTTTGTTAATGTTCCATTTTGAGAGTTCActtctcttgttttgttttgtagtaTTAATACTAACTCTTAATTTGGCTATTACTAAATAATGGTTGGATTCAATATCTGGTGCAGATATCTCATACTTTTAACATCATTCAATGATGCACTGTATCTTCTATCTAccaaaaaatgatttatttgatttttaactGAATTATTTGGAGCACGCCAAATAACCTTCTGGATGTTTTTGTGTTTCTACCAGTTCTTTCTACGGCCATGTCCTTGCCATTTGCAAACTGTACCATCATTCTCCCATTGACATTTGTAACATCATGTTGGCTGTATTTTGCACAAACCTGCGCTAAATATCCTTATTTCTTACGTTGGAGTTAATATTGCCTAAAGGtgcacacctatggagtaacggtcagcgcgtctggccgcgaaaccaggtggcccgggttcgaatcccggtcggggcaagttacctggttgaggtttcttccggggttttccctcaacccaatacgagcaaatgctgggtaactttcggtgctggaccccggactcatttcaccggcatcatcaccttcatatcattcagacgctaaataacctcgatgttgatacagcgtcgtaaaataacccaataaaataaataaaaatattgcctAAAATTATGTTCCTATCACAATTACCAATTTTGTCTTAAATTCTTtccaataattacttacttactggcttttaaggaacacagaggttcattgccgccctcacataagcccgccattggcccctatcctgagcaagattaatccagtctctatcatcatatctcacctccctcaaatccattttaatattatcttcccatctatgtctcggcctccctaaaggtctttttcccctctggcctctcaactaacactctatatgcatttctggattcgcccaaacgtgctacatgtcctgcccatctcaaacgtctggacttaatgttcctaattatgtcagatgaagaatacaatgcgtgcagttctgtgttgtgtaactttgtccattctcctgtaacttcatccctcttagccccaaatattttcctaagcaccttattctcagacacccttaacctatgttcctctctcaaagtgagagtccaagtttcacaaccataaagaacaaccggtaatataactgttttataaattctaactttcagattttttgacagcagactggatgataaaagtttctcaaccgaataataacaggcatttcccatatttattctgtgtttaatttcttcccgagtatcatttatatttgttactgttgctaccaaacagcttgttacgaatccttcaaataagcctcggaatgggactgattctctggcacgaccacagcaaaggaataggaataaggttttgagatttggtacttggaatgttagaagtctatatagaacaggaggggtaacattagtagcaaaattcTTTCCAATATTCATGATAAAACCCTTCTTTGATGGTTTCTGATTACGGTCACTAGagttatattgtaaaatttttatgtaattcgagTCATACATGTACTTTCGTCAACtagaagaaaatatgaaatattgtgtAATATTATGTTGGAAGCTTAAAAACAGTTCGAAACTCATGTTTACCATCATTATTCCCAAAATAAAATAAGGAGCATTTGGATTTATGTATAACTCATTTACCTGCCCATTTCATTTCTTGAATTGCAATATATCAGTCTTATTTAACTGCAATTGTTCACACATTTCCCTCATAGCTCCAtgtttatacagggttagttaaaagtcccgcaccacctaaataactttttgaagcatacggttcagtgacatgaaacttggtatgtgaggataaccatatactaagaactcaataatggtatgaCCGCGTTTTTTCTACTtgcggtttaaccggaagtaactccaagtctcttgttttaaatgaaacacccaatatatatttttttatttttgaactgtgctcattaagagcttttcaaaaagtacccacacactctgtacaaattcagtattgctaagtcaataaaacaataaagtgtgtcgaatattaaaataataaaacactccttccttaacaaaaacaaaacaaagctagcacaccttctaaattatgtgttcaaattcgtagccctcagctgctttacaatgtgtcactcgatcataaaaaccatttaaggaaagatataaccaggctttaggaatatcttgcaccacttccatttttatttagcaacactgaatttgtacagaggtATCAAGCGTGGGTacattttgaaaagctcttaatgagctttattcaaaaataaaaatatatattgggtgttccatttaaaataagagagtcggagttacttccggttaaaccggaagtagaaaaaactcggtaataccattattgagttcttagtatccTCACATgctaagtttcatgtcactgaatcctatgcttcaaaagttatttaggtggtgcgggacttttaactaaactGTAAAATGATCGCACATTTCATGTTGCACATTTTATCTCATTAGTTCTTTTCCATCACTGGGTCGTTTGTTCATGTGATCTGTCCTTCCGAAACTCATTTTGTTTCCTAACAGTGTCTTTTTACTGGATGAGTCGTTGGCCACACGGCAAGCCTCCATCCTGGAGGGCCAGATAACTACAGGgtggcacacgaaatgtcataTCATTTaattatcacacaaaaaattttaatattgttgtttCAATGTTTCTAACTGCGCTAGTGGATGCCAAAATTCATGGAAAATCCGATAGATAGCATCACAGTTTGGATGTAACCATAGCTACGAGCACAAACATCAATTTGTGAAATGGCGCACAATGGGCGATTGACTGTTGAACACAAGGTGAAAGTTATTCTGTGTTGTGAGTAAACAAATCTTTCGATTATGGGCTAGGGAACCTCGAATGCTgcatgaaaaagaaatatttggggcaaaaaTTTCTGTATGGGCCACAATTTTGATTCACGGAATCATCGGTCAATTTTTCTTCGATGAAACTGTCAACCAAGTTCGATACAAAACCATGTTGGAAAGCAGTTTTATCCCCCAGCTCATGGCAAAAGGTCTCTCTATGGAAACACAGTGGTTCATGCGTGATGCAGCCCTTCCACAGACTCCAAACACCGCTCTGGATTACCTGCACGAGATGTCACAGCGGTTTCCTGAACATGGGTGCGGCAAAATGTGGCCGCCTCACAGCCCGCACATTAATCCGtgcgatttctttttatgggcATTCCTAAAAGAGAAAGTGTACCAAAGGAGGCCAGAAAATGTGGTGCAGCTCAGAGCCTTTCTAGTGGAGTTGTGCCATGCGCTATCTGAAGACTTGTGTCGAAAAGTTATGACGAATGTAAGGGTTCGTTTGCAAGAGATTGTGAGGCAAAACAGGGTCATATGGAACATGTTCTGCATTAGAGATAAAATTCCAAATCccaattattaattctgtataattttgtaaagCTTGAATACAAATCAATAGGTGTTACGTGTAAaataaatggtatgacatttcgtgtgccacCTTGTAACTTAACTTAATTGACATACTTCTGTAATAGCGGAAATTATTGCATTTTCTCCAAAACATAATTTGTATAATCTGCATGTTTATATAATAGGGTACATTTAAAAAAGTCTCCTTTTATTAATTTTGGCGAATCTTTGTTTTGAAATCCGCTCATATACTCGTATATTTGCATGCCACTTTATAATGTACATTCGAAGTTGGTCTGTATTGTCAGAACTTTAGGATGTGGGCAATCGCCTTCCTTTACTAGCCTAATCTAGAACCAGAATTTTCCATCTATTATTTTCGATAATATGGTAAATTAATTGCCCATTCACAGCTTGCATAAAGCAACCAGAGCAGTTACAATATAGAactaagttctttttttttttttaaatttattgagtatgccccaacgagtataactcatatgtggGGCTATACAAAAACACGTACATATGTTTTACAATATAattgaaaagtcatgaaactacagtctgtgaaaaataaacaatatcacaagaatttatgaaagaaagaaagcaaaataagaacaaatagtaagatatcataaagttttgggcagaaagaagaaaaagtttgaaaccatgaaataaataaatcaactgagaattaaaataaataatcttcccaaaaacgtatttttaaacaattcttaagaCACCGACAATTTGGTAAAACTCTATGTTCTAAAGGAAGGTGGTTAAAAGTTGTTACCAAAAAATTGTTAATTCCTTTTGTTTCATAAGTTacggagctatgctgagaaaaatatatattgtctttttgtcttgttaaatacgtatgtatatctttattaaactgaaatgtaatattaccatgaattaaattgttaataactttgtacatgaaaatagcagcacctaatttgataattgattcaactggtagaacgaaaggaaattgatatagatatttaactggagtcaaataatgaaaacccaacaaatttcttaaagctgtattttgaataacctgtaaaggtctcaaagcaattttcttattatgtccccaaataaatgacatatacattaaattataatggataaaagcataatatacattcaagagacaagatataggcaaagatcttttaagccttttcaaaataccagacattggagcaattttctcacagacagcctaaatatgcttatcccatgttaaatgttcatcaacaatcaaacctaaaaatttaactgatgcaaCGTTTTGTATTCCAGAATCATCAAACTTTAATTCTTtcgcaataatataataaaatgaaggtttattaaaaatcgtatagacagttttttttcaaattcaaagaaaACCTATTTACACTTAACCAGTTTTCAAGAGTAATAATGTCTGTCACAAACTTTTGAAATAGTTCTTCAATGGagtcagtaatataaaatacactagTGTCAACTGCAAAAAGAGTGGCAGTCCAatgtaaatgaagaaattttatgtcGTCGACATAAATTGAAAAGAGAAGAGGTCGCAAAATTGATCCTTGATCTATGTAAACATGCTAATAAGAGTTGCtagtgtttattttatataagatAGCATATGTAACTGATGTTATATTTAATACAGTTACGCAAAATTAAAATCTTCCATCAACTATGGATCTGACCCTGCAAACTTCTTGTAGTTGGAtgtttaaatgttattctttgtacAGCTCCTATGAGAGTACTGGTTTCATGTGACTTTCGTTGACTGACTATATTTCGTAACAGTTTCGCAGATACCCGTGACACAACTGTACCATCACACTCCGAAGACTTAGCAAAGGATGAGCACACTACAAGCGGAAGAATTTTGTGGAGTCATGGACGTGAGAAGCTAAtgaaatgcgatgtctgtggaaagtgtttctcacaatTAAGTTCACTAACATCGCATAAACGCGtacacactggcgagaaaccattcaaatgcgatatctGTGAAATGTGTTTCACCCAATCAGGTTGTCTAACATCGCATAAACGTCAGCACACTGGCgacaaaccattcaaatgcgacatTTGCGGTAAATGTTTCCGCCAATCATGTTCACTAACATTGCATCGACGTCAGCATACTGGCGAGAAACCGTTCATCTGTAATGTTTGCGGCAAATGTTTCTCTGGTCGGACTGTCTTGAATTCCCATGTTCTCATTCACACTGGTGAGAAACCATTTACGTGCGGTGAATGTGGGAAGTGTTTCCGTCAATTATGTTCATTAACGTTGCATAAACGTCACCATTCAGGCGAGAAACCATTCAGCTGTGACGTTTGCGGCAAGTGTTTCCGGGGTCGGAGTGCCTTAGTCTGCCATGTTCGTATTCATACTGGCcacaaaccattcaaatgcgatgtttgtggaaaatgtttctcccAAAgtaataacctaaaagaacatgAACGTGTGCACACTGGTGATAAACCATTCAAATGCGGTGCTTGCGGGAAGTGCTTCTCTACGTGTAATTCCTTAAAGAACCACGAACGCCACCATACCggtgagaaaccattcaaatgcggtGTTTGCGGGATGTGCTTTTCGCAGTTGCCTAACTTAAAGGCTCATAAGCGCCGGCATGCTGGTGATaggcctttcaaatgcgatgtctgtggcaAGTGTTTTTTTGACAAGGCAAGTGTTAAAGTTCATATACTAAGCCATGTTGCTTAGAAACCATCAAAATGTGGTTTGTGGAACGTGCTTACTGATTAAATGCCACAAACGACAATATACTGGTGAGAAAACATTTTTATCCATGATCATAACGAAAaccatgcctttactaaatacttttccgtttgtaaagtaggcttttattcaacattactttattccactagtgagataaagactttacctcacagttttaACTCTATATCatagttcattagtatttttctAGTACCCAGGCaaacacgtatacttttccattgaactattactcaagaagttaatgtATTAGTtaactagatgtcactacctctacttctttattaccatttcttaaatatatatatatatgcaaataaaattaattggtatGGACCATAATTCTATAACAAAACAGGTTTTAAATTATAATCCAAAAGGTTATCGTGATATAGGACGTCCGGTAACCAGATTGAGAGATTCTCTGAGTCGGAACAGGCCATGAGACAGCCtaccatgaagatgatgataaatatacatacactcaatctccttctctttcctcCATCTACTGCatcgtaatttgtacattgcatccatatctaatatgcattttttttttaatttgtaataatgtaCCTTCTGGGAagtgaggagacttgaacctgcgaagttgcgtttataggattttataattttataacaacacgcgttattcaactgagctaaacagacacgacgattaactactttttaatattcctcttaagtttacagaagtaaagtgtgaaattattttaattacattattcccatgaacgcttctaaataatccctgaaacttcaaaaagacgaaaatacacgtttgaaatgaaaaaaaattatattaaaattaaataattaattataatttgttatttaaccaACGCCTTAGTtatcattcttcactaatcatggcctcctgcatcatgacctacctagtacacatcGATTCTAAAATCTATGCCATGAtacgtgattatatgaggacttattttcgacatatttttcttttataaaacagaatttttcgttatggtcatggataaaattacgtatggcaCTTGTGAGCttgatctttattgcgcgagatgcacttacctcacaagtaccataaataactattatgctaCGGTTGTGGAAAGTGCTTTTCGCAGGCAGATAACTTGTAGGCCATTCAAATACGATGTTCGATCAAGTGCTGCTCTCTTAAGGGCAAGTGTAAAAGTTAGTGCACTGAATTGTATTGCTTGGAATCCAttaaaatgtgatgtttgtgaaaATTTCTTGCATTGGGGGACTTTAAAGAGATTTGGACGCCAGCAAATACACGAAGATTTGTGCTGCTATGTATGTGGTGGGAGATTTTCACACTAGAAAAATCTACAAAGCCATCGACGCCAGGTTTCTTGCGTGAAGAAGCCAAATGTATTTGTGGACGATTTTTCTGTATAGTTTTTAACCTAAATACTAATATTTTCTAGTGTACTGCTGATGATGTGGTGTGTCTGTGTTAGTATGTCACCTTAAAAATGTAGTACAAAGCGTATTTGTGAGAAGACATTAACCCAAGTCTTGATCTGCAGCATGCTGGCTTGACGACAATCCTGTATGGTGTATTTGGATATTGTTTGAAGCATATTGTCAAGTTTGAAAGTCATTGACTTCACCATTATCTCTAAGGCAAGTGATTTCCAAGTAAAGaatacttcaaaataatttaatgcCAGTAAACTTGCTGGAAgatacagggttgccagattgggctaCAAGTAGCCAGTTCggctatttgaaatttgaattggtAGTGATTTTTACCATTGGGCTATACAAAAATTTTCGTGGCTATTTCTGGGTTACTTTCTTTCTGATTTGAAAGTCAATAATAATAGGTGTAATAATATTCTTCCTTTCCGTGAAAAACTGATACAGTGTACGTCTAGCGTTATTTCACCACCAGGTTAACCGCGATAAACGAAGTATCTTTGCGAACTATATTGCAAAAGTCACATGACCAAGCTAATTCAAGGGGATTTACTCTTTTCATCATCACCAGTATTAGCAGAAATGCAGTAGCGCAGTGCAGCCTGCAAGGAGATGATAAtcagttcttgtttttcctttacttcaattgttaatatttttgtgaatgcAGATGTAGTTTATTACAGTAATCCTAAATTATGAACTATTGTCTGTTgtgaaaataatgtacaatattgaaattatataagGGAATTGCTTttctgaccttttttttttttttttttttttttctttgcagcCTAAGTTAGTTATAAGTAGGCCCTGAGTCCGATAGTGGAAAAATTTTAAAGAACTGTGTTTGTTGTAGAAGTGATATACTGTACCATTTTTGAATAGTGATAGTGAATAACTTgttatacatttaatttattttttaatcataccgaaaatggaaatatttgttATTTCGCTCTGTTATTACTGAAAATGGGAAAGTGGGAGATGTAGGGGAGAGTGGCCCAAAATGATCCCTCTAAGATAAAATAGGCTTAAAGTTCTagatatattaacaaaattgtgAATTTCTAACGTGAATATATGCATCATATATCCCTTTATAATATGTGTAATTTTCACATTAAGCACTCACATAATGAAAATGTCAAAACATATAAATActgaaatacaaatattttcacacaGAATGAATTACGGTGGGGCTACAAACATAGA includes the following:
- the LOC138691782 gene encoding zinc finger protein 568-like isoform X2 yields the protein MDLIKMEPEYDSLDLQHDGTYKIEENISSSKEEDLSHPEMMGLKADHTYEIKSEIKVEDSPVPTSFAYVKCEVDDDLLDEDRVQQEEKVEVSLEEDEVLTESFADTRDTTVPSHSEDLAKDEHTTSGRILWSHGREKLMKCDVCGKCFSQLSSLTSHKRVHTGEKPFKCDICEMCFTQSGCLTSHKRQHTGDKPFKCDICGKCFRQSCSLTLHRRQHTGEKPFICNVCGKCFSGRTVLNSHVLIHTGEKPFTCGECGKCFRQLCSLTLHKRHHSGEKPFSCDVCGKCFRGRSALVCHVRIHTGHKPFKCDVCGKCFSQSNNLKEHERVHTGDKPFKCGACGKCFSTCNSLKNHERHHTGEKPFKCGVCGMCFSQLPNLKAHKRRHAGDRPFKCDVCGKCFFDKASVKVHILSHVA